Genomic segment of Mastomys coucha isolate ucsf_1 unplaced genomic scaffold, UCSF_Mcou_1 pScaffold5, whole genome shotgun sequence:
TTTTAACATTTCTAGAAGTTCTCTGCCCTAAATCCCACATCAGTACCTGAGTGCTCTTCATTTTCCTGTGCCAGCTGACATTGCTGGTATTGGGACTGACCTCCTAGAAAGTTTCCCAAAGTTGTAAACATGGGATTGTTGATCTGTCTCCACCAAGCTGGAACCCATGAATGATCCCAATGTTGGGGAAAATGGACCCCTAAAACCTCACATGAAGTACATGTACCAGAAAGGCCATGCACTGAAGCTCAGCCCCCAGTGTAGTGGTGGCTAAAAGTGGGGCCTTTAAGAGATTTCTAGGTCATGAGTGCTAGAACCCTTAGGCATGGGTTAACCATTACTGCATTACTGTTACTGTGAAGGGTGTCTGGACACGCTTCCTTGATCTTCTGCTGTTTGCCACAGACAGTGCAGCAAAAAGCAAAGTGTGACCCTTGACCTTGGACTCTCTAGCCTGGGGAATCCTAGAACCAATCTGTTCTTTACAAAATGTTCAATCTTGGTTCTACCGTGACATCATATTATAGACTAATAAATGCCACAGTGATCACCTGCTTTGAAGGCAAAGTTTGAAAGACCTGATGGCCACCCCTGTGGCTCTAGCCAGGGCCTCCCAGCTAGACTTGGGTGTAGTGACTGATGAAAACACTGAAGAGTGACAGAAATACCACTGTCAACTGCCCTTCTCAACGCaccaagagaaaagcagagagcacCTCTGACAACCAGAAAAGCGTCTTTAATATCTTGAAGCCATAGGACACAGCTGAAACACCTAAATGTGATCCCCGAGGTTGCAGTTAAAGGTTCAAGCCACAGCCTCACAGGACCTCGTATATGAAACTTAGGGCAATGAGCTGGAAGCAGGACCCTGAGACTAGTAAAAGGACGTGTGGGAGGACTTGAGCCGGCCCAAGTCCTGAACTGAGGAACAACAGGTAAGTGGCCAGGTGCTACTGGGGAGTGTTCTGTTCATAAGCCAGACTTCTAGATGCTGGCCATGTACCTTGCAACTCAAGACAGAGCCCCatttcagcccttcaaaggaatAAAGGAATTTCTAGACATTTTATCTATGTATTACTGAGGTCACTTGTTTCCCAAAGTAGACATCTGACCACAATACACAAGCTGGGAACTATCTAGGGGTCAGGGTTTTAGACCCTAGGTTGTCTAGTTGTGTGGGTTGCAGGCTGGTGACCCGCTTAATCTGACCTTGTCCCTTCAACTGCAGGACAGGCCGACAGTGGTGTCTCTTGGGATTTGCATGAGAATTAAGGAGGGGCTGAGACCACAGAGCCTGAAACTGCTGTGCCTCTCACTCAGTGCACTAGCCACCCTGGCCCACCCTGTGCGTTAGGTCCCGTGTAAGAGGGGCTGCAGGAGCAGATTCCCTTTGCTCCCATTTTGGAACACTTGCACTGCTCCTGTGTTTATCAACAATTCTGTCAGGAACCCCTAAATGACCAACTTCAGGGCAAAGAGCAGCTCACGCGTCAGATGCTAGTATGGCACCATTAACTTGTAGGAATCCCTGTAAAGCTGTTGCCCAGCAGTGAGGAGTGTGGCCTCTAGGGTAAAACTAAGAGGTTCAGATAATGTGGAGTAGGGATATAGATGGCAAATTCTCCAGACCTGGGCTGGGATCCTGATGCTTATTGGCACTGTTGTGCTGGGAGACCTCAGTCAGGCCATGCAGCCTTTGGAGCTTAGACTCCCCTCAAGTGGAGCTGTCCAACTGTGCaggcagtgctgaggatcaagaAATAGGTTGGGCACCAGGGAGGACCCCTTCCTACACAATCTATCTTGTCCTATTTCTTCGCTCTGGGGCCCCGACCTCACTGTGCCTTAGTCTTTTGTCAGTGACCAATGGGATCATGCAATGTGTTCAAAAGTCAGAAAAGTGAGGGGATGCAAGTCCCAAGACCAGCCTCGGCCCAGATACTACTTGTGGCAGGTTCAGAGTAGGAAAGGCACATGAGTTACTGCCTGTGTAGACTGGGCAAGGAAGAGAAACCCTAGGGTGAGATCCGAGCACAGCACAGACCTACTGAAGGAACATGAAGTCTAGAGTGGCCAGTGCCTAACCACAGGCTCCTGGAGTGATTCAGGACATGGAACAGGTGTTGGGGGACAGGGGAGGCAGATGGGATAGCACCAGAGTGGCCCAGTTGGGCAGTATTggccaggaggaagaggcagagatatAGTTATTGCTACACCGCAAGGCTGTGAAGCCTCCGGGGCACAGTCAGTGGGACTTTAAGGCTGCCAAGGCAGTGAGGAATGCTCAGGCCACCCTGCAGGAACTTGAGACAAGCCCACGGAGGAAGCCCAGCCACTCCTCTTGGGTCCACATGATTCAGGGCCCTCATTCAAGTACTGTATTGTAGACACGCTGCCACTACAGCTGTCAGAGCAGTCAGCAATGTCTTCTTAGAGGCCCAGGGGTTTCTCTGGACCATGAAGAGTCCCTGTCAGACAGAACGGGGTGGCAGAGAAGGGAGGCAGTAGTGAGAAGTATGCTgggttatcctggaactctaggaggctggaagaggagcATCAAGAACAGGGTAAAAGCCAGAGGTGCAGGAGGTAGGGAGATGCTGAGGGTGGGGACCGTAAGGGTCCGTGCCCATGACTGCAGTGGTGAGTGAGGCCCAAGGGTTCTGAGCTTAAGACCTCCTAGCCAGGATGCATGGCTTCCTGGTCCAGATTTCAGTACTTCTGCAGAGTGGGGAGGTGTCTGTGCACAGATGTCTGGAGCAGCCTAGACAGCAATGGGGAGACGGCCAGAAGCCAGGAGTACTAGAAAAGAAACGAAATGGACTTTGTGTACCACCATCTCATCCATCTCCACGGTGACCCACAAGAAAGGCCCCGGTAAGTACAGCTGAAGGTCAGAGAGGGCTGAGGGTATCAGACTGCTCAGTAGACCACCACCAAGCCTCCGACTCCTGCAGGTGAATACGTGGGAAGGCAGACCCTCTGATAGGGAACTTGTTTTCTTGCAGAACCTGCAAGAGAAGCCAAACAGTGTGGGCACCCAAGAGAGGAGGACGTCCCGTCACCTGCCCTGTCTCTTGTACTCATGTGTTGGTGTACATGCTCACAGGTGGGCCTGGGCCAGAGCTGGATCCGCTGCTCTCTGCCACTGCCCCACTGCCTGTGCCAGGGCATGGAAGTCTGAGACAGAGAAAGGGTTAGCACTGGCAGTGGCTAAGGCTTGGCACCTCCACTTTGGGGAGCTGGCACACAGGGTTCCTGTTGTTCTTCTTGGCTCCAGGAACATCCTCCTCACTTTCAGAAAGGACACaatgccaggaggtggtggcagggACTCTACGTCACCCTCTTGCTGATCAGAGCAGGGACCTGGTAGCTAGGCCAGAGGGGATGTGCAGCTGGTAGGAGGACCTCAGCAGAGCCGGAGGATCTCTGTGGGAAGGGGGTCTTGGCCGCTTGGCCTGCCCTTTATCCCACTCTGGATTTTCACACATCCACAGCCAGCAGCTGGTCCCCAGAATCCTGGATGAAGGCTGCAGACGAGTGTCCTTGCAAAAATAACTCTGAGCCTGTCCCCATGGGAACAGGTTCCTGAGAGCACATGAGCTGGCTGAGGCCCACACAGAAAGCCCACAGGGTGCGCTCCTACACACAGTGGCCAGGGTCATGGCTGTAGGCGTTCCAGGTACTGTGGCAGGGGGTTTTCTTTGACATACTTCTGGATGTACCAGCAGGTGAGGTGGGCCTTCAGGTCTTCCTCCACCACGAAGTCCAGAGCAGCCTGGGTCAGCAGAGGAAGAATGGCTGTTAGAGCAGCGGCTTGCTTGGGGACTGTGGACCACTATAGCTCAAGAAGACTGGTAGTCACCAGCCCTCTGGTACTGCTCCAGGTTCTCCACGCGGCTAACCTTCCCACTTTGCCTAGACCAGCGTCTTGAGTTCCCTCCCTGGTAAATGGGTGAACGCACAGATCGGTCAGGTCCTATATGGCAGGGCACGAGGCCCTGGAAGCCCCACAGGGAGGGTAAAGAGGCCTCCTATCTAGGAGAGCCAGAAGCAGGGAgtaagggagggagacaggattGGGAAACCAGTATAGGGCTCTCCTAGGAGTACAGGAGTGGGGGCTGCACCTGAAAAATCGTTCTTTGCTTCACCTGTAGTTGGTCCTCAGGCAGCCTGGAATTTTGAAGTGCttggagagaggcaggtggagatGGAGGACCAGGGCAGGAGGCCACTGACTTGGACACTCATCCACTCTGCATCACCAAGGCTAACTAAGCAAGTACTGCATGCCAAGTACTAGTCCCAAGGTGGAGTCAGGCTGCGGGGCCACCTGCCAGAGGGTCTAGGAGCACCATAAGCAGGTATCCAGAGCTCTCCCACTGCCACCTGCAAACTCTTGGCCAGATGGGCCTGTGAAGCTGTGGTGTGGTCTACAAGCAAGTCAGCGTTAACCACCAGTCTATCTTCTCTGCAAGGGGAGGGTGACAGCCGCATCCTGGTCTGCTGCCCATCTTACCTTGGCCAGGTGCTTGGCGATGCCACGCCCACGATAAGCATCTGGGACTTCTGTGTGTTGCAGGTCCACCATCCGCTTGCCCACATACTCATAGAGCAGGACAGCCCGGTCATGACATCCTGGAGCGAGAGAAACAGCTGAAGTGTGGCCTCCAGGGGCCCTCGGAGCTTCGTTATTCCTGGCAACCCCCGCTGTGGAGGACAGGGTGAAGGATAGTATCCGGAACCGGACTACCAGTGTGCTGTAAGAGCTGAATGCTGAATAacccctgggcctcagttttcaTATGCCCAGTGTAGGGTCATGATGGCATTCCGCAGAGGGCTGTGTGTAGTGTTCAACAGGGGCACTCTCTGTAACAGGCTGGTGCTAACAACACACAACTACCCACAGATCTTTGCTACTGTCATTCTCCTTAGCTAACCCCCCCCTTTTAAGGTCCAGCACAGGGTATGACCAGAGCTCAACAAATCCTTGACttcagtggaggaggaggaagcaggaggcagtGGTATCAGAGCATAAGACTTAGCCATCATGACCTAGGTCCTCAGCAGAGGTTTGGAAGGTAACTCGTAGTTTCACAGAATCTAGGGTAGAAGAGTCCTGCTGCCTTAGTCCCAGTGGGAAGAGGAGTCCAACTGCTCCAGAGGGGTCCAGGACAAAGCTCATGGGCTGGAAAGGGAAGAGCAAAGGAAGAGCACGTACAGGCAACGCAGGAGAGGCCCCGAAGTCAAATGGGATCATAGGGTTCCCTAGCAATAGAATAAAACAGTCAACGTCCGTTCAtccgtctgtccgtccgtccgtccgtcttaGACAAGGTCTCAGGGGGCCtggactggcctagaacttactagaGCTGGGCTGGGCATGAAtgctctactttctttcttttcttttttctttgttttgttttggttttttctagacaggttttctctgtgtagccctggctggtctggaactcatcctatagaccaggctaaccttga
This window contains:
- the Natd1 gene encoding protein NATD1, translated to MAHATPPIALEQGGPIRVEHDRQRRQFSVRLNGCHDRAVLLYEYVGKRMVDLQHTEVPDAYRGRGIAKHLAKAALDFVVEEDLKAHLTCWYIQKYVKENPLPQYLERLQP